In Erigeron canadensis isolate Cc75 chromosome 8, C_canadensis_v1, whole genome shotgun sequence, the DNA window TCTAGgcaagttaattaattaaatcttcttttaattttacatcTACGTACGTacataagttttatatatttagatttttttatttttatggaatACATGTTGTCTTTACTTAGGCATGACTGGATTGACGGCCTATGTTGGTTTTTATGATATTTGTTCACCAAAGAAAGGAGACACCGTGTTCGTGTCTGCAGCATCTGGAGCCATTGGTCAACTTGTTGGGCAATTCGCGAAACTCCATGGTTGTTATGTCGTCGGAAGTGCTGGATCTGATGAAAAGGTGAAAATTGAAGCATATACACTTACATACCATTTGATAGAATCTCATATATAGAAATCAAATTTAGTATTTCTAAACATATATGGGCGTTGATCGATTTGTTTTCTTGCTTTGGTAAGGTTGATCTACTTATGAATAAATTTGGATTCGATGAAGCattcaactacaataaagaggAAGATCTTAGTGCCACTTTGAAAAGGTTGGAACTTTACGAAACCATCTATCATCATAAAAATTtgatttcaactttcaagtagGTGGTATATTGGTAAAGTTTTTGATCTTGGAGAAGGATTCACCTAGATACGAGTATGACTTCCTGTATTTGTCGGGGTGaattaatatgatatttttttagaGCCATATGTTTCATCCCAAACGTACATGtgtgtaatttaaaagtaaaagtagataaaatgtcatttaaaaaaacatagcacacaacttttttcttttatatataatttattgtcGGTCAACAAAATCAATTACTATTAGTATAAGATAGCACGAAATCAAATATTCAATAACATTTTAATCGTTATTGTTACAGGTATTTCCCAAATGGTATTGACATTTACTTTGAGAACGTTGGGGGGAAGATGCTCGATGGAGTACTACCCAACATGAGATTACATGGCCGCATTGCTGCATGTGGGATGATCTCACAATCCAACCTTGATAAACCTGAAGGCATTAACAACCTCGTATTCCTAATCTATAAACGCATACGAATGGAAGGGTTCCAGGTTTCGGATTATTTTCACTCGTATCCTAAGTTTACGGAAATGATACTGCCTCTCATTAAAGAAGGGAAAATAACCTACGTCGAGGACATTGTCGAAGGGCTCGAGAATGCCCCAAGCGCCCTAGTAGGTTTGTTTACCGGCAATAACATTGGAAAACAAGTTGTCGTCATATCTCATGAATAAGTTAAGCATCATCATATTTTCTCATTACAATATACTACCTCCGTCCCACTAAAAgtgttcatttttattttgtcaaagtcTTTCCTTTGTatttttgaccataaatatcttttattgcattatataatatttgatgaaagttatactcAATGAAACATATCGAAAGCTCTATCaactcatataacttttatcaaatattatacataataaatgaaaaatatttaaggtcaaagttgtgagacaaagactttgaaaattcaaaagtggACACTTTTGATGAGACGGAGAGAGTAACTGCTTTTATCATGACTCGTGCCtcaagttatttttttattttaataataaaattattgtgTCCTTATAGTTTATTAAGTGTACACGTTGAATCTCATGAGTGAGGAAAGTAGCACCTACGCGGACCTATGTAATATTTCCTTTTAGTATCATATTTATACGGGGAAATGAACTAAGGGTTGTCCCACACCAAATTCGAGTGAAAAACCCTTTACAGTTTGATTTTTCATTCTATAAAAATTAAGGGACtaccatttatttattaatattaaaatattatatgtgaGAAGTTTTTCATCCAACTTAAGTATGTGATAACCCCATACTTAATTTTCCCTATTTATAttatatgaggctgttatgcacgcaaacttgggtgaaaaacccttcacatatcaatattttaatattttgaataaatgtatggtcccccatgatttttatggtttaaaaaaaaatatgtgacgGATTTTTCACataacttaggtgcctaacagcctcatattccttTCCCCCTTATATGAAACCCCATGAAATGTATAATATCTTTGTTTAATTAGATgtttaaaactaaacatatatcttcttttttaaaattatttattccgtattgatattaatattattaattgttttatgaattatatatatagaaacttaatatataattagatacatatatattaaatctaaatATTAGTATTTGATTAAAACTAGGTAATTATGAATTAGGAAATTTTTTTAGCTACAACAAAATGACACATGTCGGGCCATGAATCCGTCAAGTGTcgatcataaatattttttatattaaatttaacgaaagattagtatttgattacaatttgATAAGTATGAAttgagaatttttttaattacacaaaaagTGACACATGTTGTACAAATAATGCGCTAAATGTcgatcataaatattttttatattaaatgtaaagaaagattagtatttgattacaattagataAGTATGAATTGAGaatcttttttaattacacCAAAAGTGAGACATGTTGTGTAAATAATGCGCTAAATGTCGATTAAAAAAATACTCAATTccgttttagtatattggtatatatatatatatattaatatcaatgaaaaatggtagtttaattatttaaacaaaaaaaaagaaaagaaaaatcacaTATTTGGAGGCATTTAACGGTAACAAAGGAGGTGAGAGACCCAGGCACGACCCTCCTCGTTTTCCTCCCCACTCTTCTGGTACAAGATGCGCGGAGTGGTGTTACACACTTATATCCAATGATCGACTGGTATCGGTTTGGTCATAGGTATACACGCCCACCTtaaggtcgcgtttgtttcacagaatttgatggaatctgatggaattggaattgaattccattccttagtgcgtttggttgttcaaagaatgagaaatctcattccgtaggaatgtaaacattccatcatttgatggaatctccattccatggggatggaggaaggaatttcattccttccgttacttgaattctcaaaaaatcaaaaacattccgtcaaatttcattccttcagattccaattctttctaaagattccattctttccaaaaacattctgtgaaccaaacgcgccctaagaGTGCATTCTTGAGTTGTTTTAGCTATAGAAAGGGAAATAAAGGGAAGAGATAATCTGTCTTTTGGCATTCTCaagttttttttgtaaaaaaataagaaacaaaagaaagggAAGTTTGACCTTTTTTAGTCCCAAATTTGTTAGGCCAAAAATGGGCGGATTGCATTGGAAACTACCTAACATTGTGTATAATTACTTTTTTGTCCTTAAAACTTATCCAACATTTTATTCTCATTGTTTGCACAGGAGGATATAATagtaaactaaatttttttttttttcctattcttatattttaaatttaaagattCATTCAATTCTTACCTTCCCTTACGTTTCTTAAAATCTGGAGAATgcctttttatgtttttagttttttttttcctttctttctaaTCATTTCTTATCTTATCCTTTCTTTAAATTTACACTCAAGAATACAGTGTAAGGGTAACCATCATGTGTTCGATCCCATGAGTGTTAGAGATGGTGGTAAAATAACAGCAAGGTGAGTTTTAAAATAGTAGGAGTATAAAAATAGAACTACTGTTACACGTAATAAAAATTGAGAAAATAGCTCGAATTTTCAGAAAATAAATTCCTTATATGTTGTGCACCGACCTCAATTTACAAGGCATCAACACAACATGGATGATAAATGATATGatcatatatattcttgcaacaatataatataatacatatagTTCTAATACATATTATGATTACAtgtaacttaaaataaaataatttgatttaattttcaTCAGTCATCTCATTAATAGTAATAGTATTGTAATCAAATTAAGtctatttaatttttcattGTAATACTATTCAATGAAATTCTTACAAGGTTATAAAAAGTCAGCTACTTAAAAAGCATGTGTATACATAATAAGTCTAACTATCTTATTGACTATAAAAAATCATAGGCATGTAACATGAAAGATCTAAACCATACGTACGTAATACTAGCTAGAATTGTCTTGTTTCTTCGTTAGTAGAATTTTGTCATAAATCCAAAAATACTCATCAAACCAGCTTTTGGGCCTCCTCGAACCAACCCTTGCCTAGATATATATCCTTAAAATTGAAAAGATAGATTTAGTACATTTTATAAAGATTAGGAAAGAAGCCgatgtttaattaattactccTTTGCTGCTTTTTCTTATTCCCTTGcctagctatatatataatattaaaaatactaCTACATATTACTACAAGACAAGAAATAAACGTATAGTAGGATCATGTGTTTTAGATTCCAAATAAGAAACCGTTGAATTATATGAAACTAGCTAGTGTCATTACATTCCAAAACCTAAACcgttaggatatatattatacaCATGTATCACTATGACACTATGTACGTATTTacgtatagtttttttttttgttttaatatatatatatatatatatatatgaatatatagaaaaaaaggGTACGTACTACTCGCCGATCACTATCAATAATACGTACATAGAAATGGGAGACGTCGCGGAGGTGTCGTCAGAGGTGGTGGTGCGAAACAAGCATCCAACATGGCCGTTAATTGGGAAGAATATAGCTAGCTTTAGTAAAAATTCATGTTCCTATACTGGAATCCTAggcaattaattagttaataaattctTCTTTTACATCtacatatgttttatttattcagATTATTGTAGTATGTTTATTGATCGAATATATCCTGTCTTTAATTAATTAGGCATGACTGGAATATTGACGGCCTATGTTGGTTTCTATGATATTTGTACGTTCACCAAAGAAAGGAGACTCAGACACCGTGTTCGTGTCTGCGCAGCATCTGGAGCCATTGGTCAACTTGTATGGCAATTCGCGAAACTACAAGCTAGGTTGTTATGTTGTCGGAAGTGCTGGCCGGATCTAATGAAGTACGTACTACGCAACAACATGAGATCGAGTACATGCATGGTCGCATAATTGCTGCTTGTGGAATGATCTCACAATACAACCTAGATAAACCCCAAGGCATTGACAACCTCCACCTCGTATTCTTAATATTGAAACGCGTACGAATGGAAGGGTTCCTGCAGGTTTCAGATAATTAATTATCACTCGTACCCTAAGTAATTTATTGCCTCccattaaaaaaggaaaaataaattaTGTCGATCGAGGACATTGTTGAAGGGCTCAAGAATGCTCCGAGTGCCTTAGTAGGTTTGTTTACGGGCAAAATTGGACAGATTTGGATGAAAAAACTTGCATCCATGTATAAAAGTACCAATTTATCCCTATGTGTTTATTGTTGCTATTGCGGTTGATAATATGAGCTAAGaaacaacaaacaaataaaGTGCTGCAACTGTTGTGGTTGTTTATGGCAACACCAGTATACCAGTAATGAGTATTGTAGAGATGGTAGGGAtatggtttttgtgtttgtaattAAAAGGCGAACAAAAAGCAGATAAGACGGTGTAAGTTATCAAAGATGAATTATGAAGGGTTGATGGGGGTCTTTTTGTGCAGACTTATGAAGAGATGATGGGGTTCTTTTTGTACAGATTTATATTTTACCGGTGCATCTATctatgtaaatatattatatctacttatttgaaaacaataattgtttgatttttattaacattaatatatgtatagatacatTGAGGACAAAAATggtaatataatattttgtattCTTTTCTTTCCTATCTACTTAGTTGAACTCAAGAATCCATTTTTATGATTATAGTTTTCCCCCTTTCTTTTCCTATAtattcttatcttttcttttctaatgtTTTAAACTCAAAAATATAGTGTGTTCTTCCCAAATCTTAaacatataattatacatattgaacgcgttttatgttttttcatgttttcttgaaagacaaaaatgaaaaataaagggTGTTTTCTCCAACTAAACGAACCCTAATCCATCGAGATATTGCAAGTTTAGTCAACCAAATTGAAAATTATATTCTAACGAGTAAACGAAAAGATTGATGTTTatgcttaaaaaaaataaaaaataaaatataatcatcAAATTACAATTTCAGATATAAACATGTCTCGTCGATGATGGGATATGGCCGTCTATGCGAGTATTTTTGTCACTCCTTTTAGTCCTACACAAAAATGTAATGTAGTTTCTTTCAGGCATTTCgtcaaacaacttcaaagtcaCACAATTCATTTCActgataatacaaaaatatgtCTTCTACTTCCGGTTCTCCTACACCCCACCACCGTGTCTCCCCTGATCACACCAAGGAAGAAAGACCAAGATTCTTTGACGCCATGACCAAGAAACTCTGCTGGTCCAGAGCCGAAATCGTCCCCGGTCGACACCCGGAACGGTGGCGTAAAGATGCAGCAGGAAACATTGTCTGCAGACGCTTCTGTAATTGTCAGGGTTGTCTTTGCTTTGAATATGATCACATTGTCCCTTTTTCCAAAGGTCCTTTTTTTAGTTTACCCTTTTTCTGTTAGAATAAATGTTTGTTATGATCTTTTTAGTGTAGCTGAgaatttgattgattttgttttgttttgtttgtttgtaggAGGGGAATCAGTGCTTGAGAATTGTCAAATTCTGCAAACCAGAGTTAATCGAG includes these proteins:
- the LOC122578073 gene encoding 2-alkenal reductase (NADP(+)-dependent)-like; the encoded protein is MEDDAEVVVQNKQVIFKDYIINNGSLKASNMAVTCDATIRLELPNNEDGLILTKNLYLSCDPYMKNRMLESMQGKFNDSFQFALGSPVRGFGVAKVLDSSHSKFTKGDLIWGPINWEEYSLIKDTQALIKIHYTDDVPLSYYTGILGMTGLTAYVGFYDICSPKKGDTVFVSAASGAIGQLVGQFAKLHGCYVVGSAGSDEKVDLLMNKFGFDEAFNYNKEEDLSATLKRYFPNGIDIYFENVGGKMLDGVLPNMRLHGRIAACGMISQSNLDKPEGINNLVFLIYKRIRMEGFQVSDYFHSYPKFTEMILPLIKEGKITYVEDIVEGLENAPSALVGLFTGNNIGKQVVVISHE
- the LOC122579059 gene encoding uncharacterized protein LOC122579059; protein product: MSSTSGSPTPHHRVSPDHTKEERPRFFDAMTKKLCWSRAEIVPGRHPERWRKDAAGNIVCRRFCNCQGCLCFEYDHIVPFSKGGESVLENCQILQTRVNRVKSDKDGVDKTQLRGYSCDINFTDKELDIIEMAVYGDVIRPGNQCRCRSIDELLGKYKPKDHTAACKLP